In Streptomyces qaidamensis, one DNA window encodes the following:
- a CDS encoding DNA translocase FtsK, with translation MASRPSAAKKPPPAKKAAAKAPAKKAAAKKAPAKKAPARKAAAKKVAPKPAPSPTGGIYRLVRAVWLGVAHAVGAVFRGIGQGAKNLDPAHRKDGVALLLLGIALIVAAGTWADLKGPVGDLVEILVTGAFGRLDLLVPILLAVIAVRFIRHPEKPEANGRIVIGLSALVIGVLGQVHIACGSPARGDGMQAIRDAGGLIGWAMATPLSYAMGDVLAVPLLVLLTVFGLLVVTATPVNAIPQRLRLLGVRLGILRDPAEDEFAFAEDDERYEEQWREALPARPRGRRAPAPAAYDPDSAEEEALTRRRGRPRRSAVPQPDMDRRRDAVDVAAAAAAALDGAVLHGMPPSPIVADLTQGVRVGDQEATTPTPVPAARPQQDKAKQGKAKQDRPEQDEPEPQKPRAGVRDLTKSPPAEPRDLPPRAEQLQLSGDITYSLPSLDLLERGGPGKARSAANDLIVESLTTVFTEFKVDASVTGFTRGPTVTRYEVELGPAVKVERITALTKNIAYAVASPDVRIISPIPGKSAVGIEIPNTDREMVNLGDVLRLAESAEDDDPMLVAFGKDVEGGYVMHSLAKMPHMLVAGATGSGKSSCINCLITSVMMRATPEDVRMILVDPKRVELTAYEGIPHLITPIITNPKRAAEALQWVVREMDLRYDDLAAYGYRHIDDFNKAVREGKAKPPEGSERELQPYPYLLVIVDELADLMMVAPRDVEDAIVRITQLARAAGIHLVLATQRPSVDVVTGLIKANVPSRLAFATSSLADSRVILDQPGAEKLIGKGDGLFLPMGANKPTRMQGAFVTEEEIAGVVRHCKDQMTPVFRDDVVVGTKQKKEIDEDIGDDLDLLCQAAELVVSTQFGSTSMLQRKLRVGFAKAGRLMDLMESRNIVGPSEGSKARDVLVKPDELDGVLALIRGESEG, from the coding sequence ATGGCCTCACGTCCCTCCGCAGCCAAGAAGCCGCCGCCCGCGAAGAAGGCGGCCGCCAAGGCTCCGGCGAAGAAGGCCGCCGCCAAGAAGGCTCCCGCGAAGAAGGCGCCCGCCAGGAAGGCCGCGGCCAAGAAGGTCGCGCCCAAACCGGCCCCCAGTCCCACCGGCGGCATCTACCGACTCGTGCGGGCCGTCTGGCTCGGTGTCGCGCACGCCGTCGGCGCCGTGTTCCGCGGCATAGGGCAGGGCGCGAAGAACCTCGACCCGGCCCACCGCAAGGACGGCGTCGCCCTGCTGCTGCTCGGTATCGCACTGATCGTCGCCGCGGGCACCTGGGCCGATCTCAAGGGCCCTGTGGGCGACCTCGTCGAGATCCTGGTGACCGGCGCCTTCGGCCGGCTCGACCTGCTCGTGCCGATACTGCTCGCCGTCATCGCCGTGCGGTTCATCCGTCACCCGGAGAAGCCCGAGGCCAACGGACGCATCGTCATCGGCCTGTCCGCGCTCGTCATCGGCGTGCTCGGCCAGGTCCACATCGCGTGCGGCTCACCCGCGCGCGGTGACGGCATGCAGGCCATAAGAGACGCCGGCGGTCTCATCGGCTGGGCCATGGCGACGCCGTTGTCGTACGCCATGGGGGACGTGCTCGCCGTGCCGCTGCTGGTGCTGCTGACCGTCTTCGGGCTGCTGGTCGTCACGGCCACCCCGGTCAACGCCATTCCGCAGCGGCTGCGGCTGCTCGGGGTGCGTCTCGGCATCCTCCGCGACCCGGCCGAGGACGAGTTCGCCTTCGCCGAGGACGACGAGCGCTACGAGGAGCAGTGGCGCGAGGCGCTGCCCGCGCGCCCGCGCGGCAGGCGCGCGCCGGCGCCCGCGGCGTACGACCCGGACAGCGCCGAGGAGGAGGCCCTCACCCGGCGCCGTGGCCGCCCTCGCCGCTCGGCGGTGCCGCAGCCCGACATGGACCGGCGCAGGGACGCCGTGGACGTCGCCGCGGCGGCCGCTGCCGCGCTCGACGGGGCCGTGCTGCACGGCATGCCGCCCTCCCCGATCGTCGCCGACCTGACCCAGGGCGTACGGGTGGGGGACCAGGAGGCGACCACGCCGACGCCCGTCCCGGCCGCACGCCCCCAGCAGGACAAGGCCAAGCAGGGCAAGGCCAAGCAGGACAGGCCCGAGCAGGACGAGCCCGAGCCGCAGAAGCCGAGGGCGGGCGTCCGCGACCTCACCAAGTCCCCGCCCGCCGAACCCCGCGACCTGCCCCCGCGCGCGGAGCAGCTCCAGCTCTCCGGCGACATCACCTACTCCCTGCCCTCCCTCGACCTGCTGGAGCGCGGCGGCCCGGGCAAGGCGCGCAGCGCCGCCAACGACCTCATCGTCGAGTCGCTGACGACGGTCTTCACCGAGTTCAAAGTGGACGCCAGCGTCACCGGCTTCACGCGCGGGCCGACGGTCACCCGCTACGAGGTCGAGCTCGGCCCCGCCGTGAAGGTCGAGCGCATCACCGCGCTGACCAAGAACATCGCCTACGCCGTCGCCAGCCCGGACGTGCGGATCATCAGCCCGATCCCCGGCAAGTCCGCGGTCGGCATCGAGATCCCCAACACCGACCGGGAGATGGTCAACCTCGGGGACGTACTGCGTCTGGCGGAGTCCGCCGAGGACGACGACCCGATGCTGGTCGCCTTCGGCAAGGACGTCGAGGGCGGCTACGTCATGCACTCGCTGGCGAAAATGCCGCACATGCTGGTCGCCGGCGCCACCGGCTCCGGCAAGTCGTCCTGCATCAACTGCCTGATCACCTCGGTGATGATGCGGGCGACCCCCGAGGACGTGCGGATGATCCTGGTCGACCCCAAGCGGGTCGAACTGACCGCGTACGAGGGCATCCCGCACCTGATCACGCCGATCATCACCAACCCCAAGCGGGCCGCCGAGGCGCTCCAGTGGGTCGTACGCGAGATGGACCTGCGCTACGACGACCTGGCGGCCTACGGCTACCGGCACATCGACGACTTCAACAAGGCCGTGCGCGAGGGGAAGGCCAAACCGCCCGAGGGCAGTGAGCGTGAGCTCCAGCCGTACCCGTACCTACTGGTCATCGTCGACGAGCTCGCCGACCTGATGATGGTCGCGCCGCGGGACGTCGAGGACGCGATCGTGCGCATCACGCAGCTCGCGCGCGCGGCCGGCATTCACCTCGTGCTCGCCACGCAGCGGCCGTCCGTGGACGTCGTCACCGGTCTGATCAAGGCGAACGTGCCGTCCCGGCTGGCGTTCGCCACGTCCTCGCTGGCCGACTCGCGGGTCATCCTCGACCAGCCGGGCGCCGAGAAGCTCATCGGCAAGGGCGACGGGCTGTTCCTTCCCATGGGGGCCAACAAGCCCACCCGTATGCAGGGCGCCTTCGTCACCGAGGAGGAGATCGCGGGCGTCGTGCGGCACTGCAAGGACCAGATGACGCCGGTCTTCCGGGACGACGTCGTCGTGGGCACCAAGCAGAAGAAGGAGATCGACGAGGACATCGGCGACGACCTCGACCTGCTGTGCCAGGCGGCCGAACTGGTCGTCTCCACGCAGTTCGGGTCGACGTCCATGCTCCAGCGCAAGCTGCGGGTCGGCTTCGCCAAGGCCGGCCGGCTGATGGACCTGATGGAGTCCCGGAACATCGTCGGTCCGAGCGAGGGTTCGAAGGCTCGTGACGTTCTTGTGAAGCCTGACGAGCTGGATGGCGTGCTCGCCCTGATCCGGGGGGAGTCTGAAGGGTAG
- a CDS encoding helix-turn-helix domain-containing protein, with amino-acid sequence MSIGNSPEDERPFENEHVEADHEEARPSIGHALQQARIAAGLTVDDVSSATRVRMNIVHAIEADDFSPCGGDVYARGHIRTLAKAVHLDPAPLLAQYGDEHGGRPAPTPAAPLFEAERIRPERRGPNWTAAMVAAIVAVIGFVGFTMFQGGDDGSSEANVAEGSTPGDSASPTTKTKKPADPEPEPSDSAIAAVPQDKVTVRVVAAEDRSWIAAKDHNGRMIFDGVLKHGDTKTFQDSSKVQLVLGDAGAIDLFVNGKKIEENFPRGSVERLTYTKGDPEAG; translated from the coding sequence GTGTCCATCGGCAACTCCCCTGAAGACGAGCGTCCGTTCGAAAACGAGCACGTCGAAGCAGACCACGAGGAAGCCCGCCCCTCCATCGGCCATGCCCTGCAGCAGGCTCGTATCGCCGCCGGGCTGACCGTCGACGACGTGAGTAGCGCCACCCGGGTCCGCATGAACATCGTGCACGCGATCGAGGCGGACGACTTCTCCCCCTGCGGCGGAGACGTCTACGCCCGTGGGCACATCAGGACCCTGGCCAAGGCCGTCCACCTCGATCCCGCTCCGCTGCTCGCACAGTACGGCGACGAGCACGGCGGGCGTCCGGCACCGACCCCGGCAGCTCCTCTCTTCGAGGCGGAACGCATCCGTCCGGAGCGGCGGGGTCCCAACTGGACCGCGGCCATGGTCGCCGCGATCGTCGCCGTGATCGGGTTCGTCGGCTTCACGATGTTCCAGGGCGGCGACGACGGCAGCAGCGAGGCGAACGTGGCCGAGGGCTCCACCCCCGGCGACTCCGCCTCCCCGACCACCAAGACCAAGAAGCCCGCCGACCCCGAGCCCGAGCCGTCCGACAGTGCCATCGCGGCCGTGCCGCAGGACAAGGTGACGGTCCGCGTGGTCGCCGCCGAAGACCGCAGCTGGATCGCCGCCAAGGACCACAACGGCCGGATGATCTTCGACGGTGTTCTCAAGCACGGCGACACCAAGACCTTCCAGGACAGCTCGAAGGTCCAGCTCGTCCTCGGAGACGCCGGCGCGATCGACCTCTTCGTCAACGGAAAGAAGATCGAGGAGAACTTCCCGCGTGGGTCCGTCGAACGCCTGACGTACACGAAGGGCGACCCCGAAGCCGGGTGA
- a CDS encoding helix-turn-helix domain-containing protein: MILLRRLLGDVLRRQRQRQGRTLREVSSSARVSLGYLSEVERGQKEASSELLSAICDALDVRMSELMREVSDELALAELAQSAAATPSEPVPTPVRSMLGSVSVTGVPPERVTIKAPAEAVDVVAA, translated from the coding sequence ATGATTCTGCTCCGTCGCCTGCTGGGTGACGTGCTGCGTCGGCAGCGCCAGCGCCAGGGCCGTACTCTGCGCGAAGTCTCCTCGTCCGCCCGAGTCTCACTCGGCTATCTCTCCGAGGTGGAGCGGGGGCAGAAGGAGGCTTCCTCCGAGCTGCTCTCCGCCATCTGCGACGCGTTGGACGTACGGATGTCCGAGCTCATGCGGGAAGTGAGCGACGAGCTCGCCCTCGCCGAGCTGGCCCAGTCTGCAGCGGCCACCCCCAGCGAGCCTGTACCCACGCCGGTTCGCTCGATGCTGGGTTCCGTGTCGGTGACCGGCGTGCCACCGGAACGGGTGACCATCAAGGCGCCTGCCGAAGCGGTGGACGTCGTCGCCGCGTGA
- the rimO gene encoding 30S ribosomal protein S12 methylthiotransferase RimO — MPERRTVALVTLGCARNEVDSEELAGRLEADGWQLVEDAEEADVAVVNTCGFVEAAKKDSVDALLEANDLKGHGRTQAVVAVGCMAERYGKELAEALPEADGVLGFDDYSDISDRLQTILNGGIHASHTPRDRRKLLPISPAERQESAADVALPGHGPAEPAVAPADLPEGLAPASGPRAPLRRRLDGSPVASVKLASGCDRRCSFCAIPSFRGSFISRRPSDVLNETRWLAEQGVKEVMLVSENNTSYGKDLGDIRLLESLLPELADVDGIERVRVSYLQPAEMRPGLIDVLTSTPKIAPYFDLSFQHSAPGVLRAMRRFGDTDRFLELLDTIRSKAPEAGVRSNFIVGFPGESEADLAELERFLNGARLDAIGVFGYSDEEGTEAATYDDKLDEDVVAERLAHISRLAEELVSQRAEDRVGQSVRVLVESVDEDGVHGRAEHQAPETDGQVLLTSGAGLRVGRMVEAKVVGTEGVDLVAEPLQGSLTSPAWSEEAGR, encoded by the coding sequence ATGCCTGAACGCCGTACCGTCGCACTCGTCACCCTTGGCTGCGCCCGTAACGAGGTGGACTCGGAGGAGCTCGCAGGCCGTTTGGAGGCGGACGGCTGGCAGCTCGTGGAGGACGCCGAGGAAGCGGACGTCGCCGTCGTGAACACCTGTGGCTTCGTCGAAGCCGCCAAGAAGGACTCCGTCGACGCCCTCCTCGAAGCCAACGACCTCAAGGGGCACGGCAGAACCCAGGCCGTCGTGGCGGTGGGCTGCATGGCCGAGCGGTACGGCAAGGAACTCGCCGAAGCCCTCCCCGAGGCCGACGGCGTGCTCGGCTTCGACGACTACTCGGACATCTCGGACCGCCTGCAGACCATCCTCAACGGCGGCATCCACGCCTCGCACACCCCGCGCGACCGGCGCAAGCTGCTGCCCATCAGCCCGGCGGAGCGCCAGGAGTCGGCGGCCGACGTCGCGCTGCCCGGGCACGGCCCGGCCGAGCCCGCCGTCGCGCCCGCGGACCTCCCGGAGGGCCTCGCCCCGGCCTCCGGCCCGCGAGCACCCCTGCGCCGCCGCCTGGACGGCTCCCCGGTCGCCTCCGTCAAGCTCGCCTCCGGCTGCGACCGGCGCTGCTCCTTCTGCGCCATCCCGTCCTTCCGCGGCTCCTTCATCTCCCGCCGCCCCAGCGACGTGCTGAACGAGACGAGGTGGCTGGCCGAGCAGGGCGTGAAGGAGGTCATGCTGGTCTCCGAGAACAACACCTCCTACGGCAAGGACCTCGGCGACATCCGCCTGCTGGAGTCGCTGCTGCCCGAGCTCGCCGACGTCGACGGCATCGAGCGGGTGCGCGTCAGCTATCTCCAGCCCGCCGAGATGCGGCCCGGTCTCATCGACGTGCTCACCTCGACCCCGAAGATCGCGCCCTACTTCGACCTGTCCTTCCAGCACTCCGCGCCCGGCGTGCTGCGCGCGATGCGTCGCTTCGGCGACACCGACCGGTTCCTGGAACTGCTCGACACCATCCGCAGCAAGGCGCCCGAGGCCGGTGTGCGCTCCAACTTCATCGTCGGCTTCCCCGGCGAGAGCGAGGCCGACCTCGCCGAGCTGGAGCGGTTCCTGAACGGTGCGCGGCTCGACGCCATCGGCGTCTTCGGCTACTCCGACGAGGAGGGCACCGAGGCGGCGACCTACGACGACAAGCTCGACGAGGACGTCGTCGCCGAGCGGCTGGCCCACATCTCGCGATTGGCCGAGGAACTCGTCTCGCAGCGGGCCGAGGACCGCGTCGGCCAGAGCGTGCGGGTCCTCGTCGAGTCCGTCGACGAGGACGGTGTGCACGGCCGTGCGGAGCACCAGGCGCCCGAGACGGACGGCCAGGTGCTCCTCACGAGCGGCGCGGGTCTGCGTGTCGGCCGTATGGTCGAAGCGAAGGTGGTCGGTACGGAGGGTGTCGACCTGGTGGCCGAGCCGCTCCAGGGCTCGCTCACGTCGCCTGCGTGGAGTGAGGAGGCGGGCAGATGA
- a CDS encoding Fpg/Nei family DNA glycosylase translates to MPEGDTVWQAARRLHDALAGTVLTRSDLRVPRFATADLTGRAVLDVTARGKHLLTRIEGGLTLHSHLRMDGSWKVYGHGQRWSGGPGHQIRAILGNTDRTAVGYRLPVLELLRTTDEHRAVGHLGPDLLGPDWDPDRALANVLQDPARELGEALLDQRNLAGIGNVYKSELCFLLGVTPWLPAGDLPPDRATKLPALAKKLLEANRDRPIRSTTGRRGQDLFVYGRAPRPCLRCRTSIRVADQGDGSRERPTYWCPTCQPGPAPASARRSHTN, encoded by the coding sequence ATGCCCGAAGGTGACACGGTCTGGCAGGCCGCGAGGCGGTTGCACGACGCCCTCGCGGGCACGGTGCTGACCCGCAGCGATCTCCGGGTCCCGCGCTTCGCCACGGCCGACCTCACGGGCCGAGCGGTCCTGGACGTCACCGCGCGCGGCAAGCATCTCCTCACCCGTATCGAGGGCGGCCTCACCCTCCACTCCCACCTGCGCATGGACGGCTCCTGGAAGGTGTACGGGCACGGCCAGCGCTGGAGCGGAGGTCCCGGCCACCAGATCCGCGCGATCCTCGGCAACACCGACCGCACCGCCGTCGGCTACCGCCTTCCCGTCCTGGAACTGCTGCGCACCACCGACGAGCACCGCGCGGTCGGCCATCTCGGCCCCGACCTCCTGGGGCCCGACTGGGACCCCGACCGGGCCCTCGCCAACGTCCTCCAGGACCCCGCCCGCGAACTCGGCGAGGCCCTGCTCGACCAGCGCAACCTCGCCGGCATCGGCAATGTCTACAAGAGCGAGCTCTGCTTCCTGCTAGGCGTCACCCCGTGGCTCCCGGCCGGCGACCTTCCCCCCGACCGCGCCACGAAGCTGCCCGCGCTCGCCAAGAAGCTGCTGGAGGCCAACCGCGACCGCCCGATCCGCAGCACGACGGGCCGCCGCGGCCAGGACCTCTTCGTCTACGGCCGCGCACCCCGCCCCTGCCTGCGCTGCCGCACCTCGATCCGCGTCGCCGACCAGGGCGACGGCTCCCGCGAACGCCCCACCTACTGGTGCCCCACCTGCCAGCCCGGCCCTGCCCCAGCCTCGGCCCGGCGCAGCCACACCAATTGA
- a CDS encoding response regulator, which produces MVQKAKILLVDDRPENLLALEAILSALDQTLVRASSGEEALKALLTDDFAVILLDVQMPGMDGFETAAHIKRRERTRDIPIIFLTAINHGPHHTFRGYAAGAVDYISKPFDPWVLRAKVSVFVELYMKNCQLREQASLLRLQLEGNGKDAGGEAKESAGLLAELSARLAAVEEQAEALTKQLNDESTDAAAVATAAHLERKLTGLRRALDALEPGTGSTSSVSPQN; this is translated from the coding sequence ATGGTGCAGAAGGCCAAGATCCTCCTGGTCGATGACCGGCCGGAGAATCTGCTGGCGCTGGAGGCGATCCTCTCTGCGCTCGATCAGACGCTGGTGCGGGCATCGTCCGGGGAGGAAGCGCTCAAAGCGCTGCTCACGGACGACTTCGCGGTCATCCTGCTGGACGTCCAGATGCCGGGTATGGACGGCTTCGAGACGGCCGCGCACATCAAGCGCCGCGAGCGGACGCGGGACATCCCGATCATCTTCCTCACGGCGATCAACCACGGCCCGCACCACACCTTCCGGGGCTACGCGGCGGGCGCGGTGGACTACATCTCCAAGCCGTTCGACCCGTGGGTGCTGCGCGCGAAGGTCTCCGTCTTCGTCGAGCTGTACATGAAGAACTGCCAGCTGCGGGAGCAGGCATCGCTGCTGCGGCTCCAGTTGGAGGGCAACGGCAAGGACGCGGGCGGCGAGGCCAAGGAGTCGGCCGGGCTGCTCGCGGAGCTCTCCGCACGGCTCGCGGCCGTCGAGGAGCAGGCCGAAGCGCTGACCAAGCAGCTCAACGACGAGTCGACGGACGCCGCCGCGGTGGCCACGGCGGCTCATCTGGAGCGCAAGCTCACGGGGTTGCGGCGGGCGCTGGACGCGCTGGAGCCGGGCACCGGGAGCACGTCCTCGGTGTCCCCGCAGAACTGA
- a CDS encoding CinA family protein: protein MSSTATDVVRLLTVKGETLAVAESLTGGLVAADITSVPGASKVFRGSVTAYATDLKRDLLGVDAALLAARGAVDPQVAAEMAAGVRKALGTDWGIATTGVAGPEPQDGQAVGTVFVAVDGPARADSGSAGGGKVEALRLNGDRAEIRRESVRSVLALLLKELASEQTGNERAQDTERNGGF from the coding sequence GTGAGTTCCACGGCCACCGACGTGGTGCGACTACTCACGGTGAAGGGTGAGACGCTCGCTGTCGCGGAGTCGCTGACCGGTGGCCTCGTTGCGGCGGACATCACATCCGTCCCCGGGGCGTCCAAGGTCTTCCGGGGCTCGGTGACCGCCTACGCCACTGACCTGAAGCGTGACCTGCTCGGGGTCGACGCCGCCCTGCTGGCGGCGCGTGGAGCCGTGGATCCGCAGGTCGCGGCCGAGATGGCGGCGGGCGTACGCAAGGCGCTCGGCACCGACTGGGGCATCGCGACCACCGGTGTCGCGGGTCCCGAGCCGCAGGACGGACAGGCCGTCGGCACGGTTTTCGTCGCCGTGGACGGACCTGCCCGAGCCGATTCCGGTTCTGCCGGCGGCGGAAAAGTGGAGGCTCTGCGGTTGAACGGCGACCGCGCGGAAATTCGTAGAGAGAGTGTACGGAGCGTACTCGCACTGCTTCTGAAGGAGCTTGCGAGCGAACAGACTGGGAATGAGCGGGCACAGGATACGGAACGGAACGGGGGGTTTTGA
- a CDS encoding Dps family protein, whose translation MYVVKSPLSDASLKTVSEALQGALVDLVDLALVAKQIHWNVVGQRFRSVHLQLDEVVDTARKYSDTVAERAAALGISPDGRAATVAVGSGIGVTPEGWVDDTTAVRTLVEALGAVIARMRERVESTGEPDPVSQDIFIGITADLEKHHWMFQAENG comes from the coding sequence ATGTACGTCGTGAAGAGCCCGTTGTCGGACGCGAGCCTGAAGACCGTGTCCGAGGCGCTGCAAGGTGCCCTGGTCGACCTGGTGGACCTCGCCCTCGTGGCGAAGCAGATCCACTGGAACGTGGTGGGGCAGCGTTTCCGCTCCGTGCATCTCCAGCTCGACGAGGTCGTCGACACCGCGCGGAAGTACTCCGACACCGTGGCCGAGCGCGCCGCGGCCCTAGGGATCTCCCCTGACGGGCGCGCCGCGACGGTGGCCGTCGGCAGCGGGATCGGGGTGACCCCCGAAGGATGGGTCGACGACACGACCGCCGTGCGCACGCTCGTCGAAGCGCTGGGCGCGGTGATCGCACGGATGCGCGAGCGGGTCGAGTCGACTGGTGAGCCGGATCCGGTGAGCCAGGACATCTTCATCGGGATCACGGCCGACCTGGAGAAGCATCACTGGATGTTCCAGGCCGAGAACGGGTGA
- the pgsA gene encoding CDP-diacylglycerol--glycerol-3-phosphate 3-phosphatidyltransferase, with translation MTGVPASAAGGASGARRAAAGAAAATPAVSAVRSAEGGAPGASAGVGDGGTAGAVSGAGEAVPGEDGGLDAQGDGKTPRGGKIAAAAVNQASVWNIANLLTMLRLVLVPAFVALMLADGGYDPAWRSLAWAAFAIAMITDLFDGHLARTYNLVTDFGKIADPIADKAIMGAALVCLSALGDLPWWVTGVILGRELGVTLLRFWVIRYGVIPASRGGKLKTLTQGVAVGMYVLALTGWLATLRWWVMAAAVVLTVVTGLDYVKQAIVLRRQGIAERKAALEEKEA, from the coding sequence ATGACCGGTGTCCCGGCATCCGCGGCGGGAGGCGCCTCCGGCGCGCGGAGGGCAGCGGCCGGTGCGGCCGCTGCGACGCCCGCTGTCTCAGCCGTGCGGTCGGCCGAGGGCGGGGCGCCCGGAGCCTCGGCCGGTGTGGGTGACGGCGGGACTGCCGGGGCGGTGTCCGGTGCCGGCGAGGCCGTGCCCGGTGAGGACGGTGGCCTCGACGCGCAGGGCGACGGGAAGACCCCGCGGGGCGGGAAGATCGCTGCCGCGGCCGTCAACCAGGCCAGCGTCTGGAACATCGCCAACCTCCTGACCATGCTCCGGCTGGTCCTCGTACCGGCCTTCGTCGCGCTGATGCTCGCCGACGGCGGCTACGACCCGGCGTGGCGGTCCCTCGCCTGGGCCGCCTTCGCCATCGCCATGATCACCGACCTGTTCGACGGTCACCTGGCACGCACGTACAACCTGGTCACGGACTTCGGGAAGATCGCCGACCCCATCGCCGACAAGGCGATCATGGGGGCGGCGCTGGTCTGCCTGTCCGCGCTCGGCGATCTGCCCTGGTGGGTGACCGGCGTCATCCTCGGCCGGGAACTCGGGGTCACCCTGCTGCGTTTCTGGGTCATCCGGTACGGCGTGATCCCCGCCAGCCGTGGCGGCAAGCTGAAGACCCTCACCCAGGGCGTGGCCGTCGGTATGTACGTGCTGGCTCTGACGGGGTGGCTGGCCACTCTGAGGTGGTGGGTGATGGCCGCGGCGGTCGTGCTGACCGTGGTGACCGGACTCGACTATGTGAAACAGGCCATTGTGCTGCGCAGGCAGGGAATCGCCGAGCGCAAGGCCGCGTTGGAGGAGAAGGAAGCGTGA
- a CDS encoding SDR family NAD(P)-dependent oxidoreductase, whose amino-acid sequence MPVTAYDLSGRTAFVTGAASGIGRASALLLAEAGATVHCADRDTAGLHGTAALIKDSGGTARTHTLDVTDRAGLRQALTSCERLDALAAVAGIMHRSPVLETRDEDLDRVLDVNFKGVLYACQEAARLMIDRGTRGSIVTMASGAVDTGGPGLLCYGAAKAAVVQLTKTLATEVGRHGIRVNAVAPGWIRTPMTDRGDSGSQAHTESVMARMSPLGRVGEPEDIAHTVLHLVSDASAFTTGQILRPNGGVAMPW is encoded by the coding sequence ATGCCCGTCACGGCGTACGACCTCTCCGGCCGCACCGCGTTCGTCACCGGCGCCGCGAGCGGCATCGGCCGCGCCTCGGCGCTGCTGCTCGCCGAGGCGGGGGCGACCGTGCACTGCGCGGACCGTGACACCGCGGGTCTGCACGGGACGGCGGCCCTGATCAAGGACAGCGGCGGCACCGCCCGCACCCACACCCTCGACGTCACCGACCGGGCCGGGCTGCGGCAGGCCCTCACCTCCTGTGAACGCCTGGACGCCCTGGCCGCGGTCGCCGGGATCATGCACCGCAGTCCCGTGCTGGAGACCCGGGACGAGGACCTCGACCGGGTCCTCGACGTCAACTTCAAAGGAGTGCTGTACGCCTGCCAGGAGGCCGCCCGCCTCATGATCGACCGCGGCACCCGGGGCAGCATCGTCACGATGGCCTCGGGCGCCGTCGACACGGGCGGCCCCGGGCTGCTCTGCTACGGCGCGGCCAAGGCGGCGGTGGTGCAGCTCACGAAGACACTCGCGACGGAGGTCGGCCGGCACGGCATCCGTGTCAACGCGGTAGCGCCGGGCTGGATCCGTACGCCGATGACCGACCGCGGCGACAGCGGCTCCCAGGCACACACGGAGTCCGTCATGGCCCGGATGTCGCCGCTGGGCCGTGTGGGCGAGCCCGAGGACATCGCCCACACGGTCCTGCACCTGGTCTCCGACGCCTCGGCCTTCACGACGGGCCAGATCCTCCGCCCGAACGGAGGTGTGGCCATGCCGTGGTGA